One region of Vallitalea okinawensis genomic DNA includes:
- a CDS encoding GNAT family N-acetyltransferase yields MRHYTSEPGFTEDYNRVKEFILRINEEEQVSYGFLWGRWEWAFSLSFQDKESLDKIGVWEDEGKIVAVATYEDNLGSAYFLVDPEYSHLKKEMLTYAEENLAKEGELKVIINNKDRELQRVAALKGYKPTRDYEANAVIDIHDENTSYTLPEGYKVVSLKDEYDLYKYNRVLWRGFNHEGEAPITEKAIKEREISLSGPGVNLSLNVAVVAPNGEFVSYCGMWYREGTDYALVEPVATDPDYRKMGLGKAAVLEAVKRCGQLGAKRAYVGSSQQFYYNIGFHPIPAETWWVKK; encoded by the coding sequence ATGAGACATTATACAAGTGAACCAGGTTTTACAGAGGATTATAATAGAGTAAAAGAGTTTATTCTTCGGATTAACGAAGAGGAGCAAGTTTCCTATGGCTTCTTATGGGGGCGATGGGAATGGGCTTTTTCACTTAGTTTTCAAGATAAAGAATCTTTAGATAAGATTGGTGTTTGGGAAGATGAAGGGAAGATTGTTGCGGTAGCTACATACGAGGATAATTTAGGGTCTGCCTATTTCTTAGTTGATCCTGAGTATAGTCACCTTAAAAAAGAAATGCTGACTTATGCGGAAGAAAACCTTGCAAAAGAAGGTGAACTTAAAGTAATAATCAACAATAAAGATCGAGAGCTTCAGCGTGTTGCTGCTTTAAAAGGATATAAGCCCACAAGAGATTATGAAGCTAATGCAGTCATTGATATCCATGACGAAAACACATCTTATACTCTACCAGAAGGGTATAAAGTAGTTAGTTTAAAAGATGAATACGATTTATATAAGTATAATCGTGTATTATGGCGAGGATTTAATCACGAAGGTGAGGCACCCATTACAGAGAAAGCAATTAAAGAGCGGGAAATTAGTCTATCTGGACCTGGAGTTAATCTCTCACTGAACGTAGCAGTGGTTGCACCTAATGGTGAATTTGTTTCCTATTGTGGCATGTGGTATAGGGAAGGTACTGATTACGCCCTTGTGGAGCCTGTAGCTACTGACCCAGACTATAGAAAGATGGGGCTTGGTAAAGCGGCAGTTTTAGAAGCTGTAAAGCGATGCGGGCAATTAGGTGCTAAAAGAGCCTATGTGGGTTCTTCACAACAGTTTTATTATAATATAGGTTTTCATC